One part of the Bacteroidia bacterium genome encodes these proteins:
- a CDS encoding DASS family sodium-coupled anion symporter, which translates to MKPSSQTIGLILGPLAFIFTLLSIHPEGMSPEANAVLATTLWMAIWWITEAVPIAVTALLPIILFPLTGGMDIKSTTASFGHRYVFLYIGGFILAVAIEKWNLHKRIALSIINIIGTNVIMIILGFMVATAFLSMWISNTATSVMMLPIGMAIIAQLKDNPETQEDENEIFGKALMLGIAYSASIGGVATLVGTPPNLVLASVVEEIYGIEISFAQWFKFGFPISILLLGVCWFYLTRFAFSFKQKEFPGGKSEIQRQLRSLGKLSYEEKWVLAVFILTAFCWIFRVPIFNEGLGIKALDDTIIAMSSAVLIFLLPSSDRGQKLIRWDEAVKIPWGIILLFGGGLALAEGFKSSGLAVWIGTQMSLLDGLSIVFLVLILVAAVNFLTEITSNLATTSMLLPILAPMALSIDVHPFLLMVGATVAASCAFMLPVATPPNAVVFGSGYLRIPDMVRSGIWMNIISIFIITAFVYIILPMLWDFDPSTFPEGLKNVLPSN; encoded by the coding sequence ATGAAACCTAGTTCTCAAACTATCGGCCTGATTCTGGGGCCTCTGGCATTTATCTTCACGCTTTTGAGCATTCATCCGGAAGGAATGAGCCCAGAAGCCAATGCAGTACTGGCGACTACCCTTTGGATGGCCATCTGGTGGATCACCGAAGCCGTGCCAATTGCTGTAACTGCTCTTTTGCCTATTATCCTCTTTCCACTTACAGGTGGAATGGATATCAAATCTACCACGGCATCCTTTGGACACCGCTATGTATTCTTATACATAGGAGGATTTATCCTTGCTGTGGCCATAGAAAAATGGAATTTACACAAACGAATAGCCCTCAGCATCATCAATATCATCGGGACAAATGTCATCATGATAATTCTGGGCTTTATGGTAGCTACAGCATTCCTTTCCATGTGGATTTCCAATACCGCAACTTCAGTGATGATGCTTCCTATTGGCATGGCCATTATTGCACAACTCAAAGACAATCCAGAGACCCAGGAAGATGAGAACGAAATCTTTGGAAAAGCCCTCATGTTGGGAATTGCTTATAGCGCCTCCATTGGTGGAGTTGCGACTCTGGTAGGAACTCCGCCCAATTTGGTCTTAGCTTCTGTAGTAGAAGAAATCTATGGTATAGAGATCAGTTTTGCCCAGTGGTTCAAATTTGGATTCCCGATTTCTATCCTTCTCTTGGGTGTATGCTGGTTCTATCTGACCCGTTTTGCTTTTAGCTTCAAACAAAAAGAGTTTCCTGGTGGCAAAAGTGAAATCCAACGTCAATTACGATCCTTGGGGAAATTGAGTTATGAGGAAAAATGGGTATTGGCTGTTTTCATTTTAACCGCCTTTTGCTGGATTTTCCGGGTTCCTATATTCAATGAAGGTCTGGGTATAAAAGCACTGGATGATACCATCATCGCAATGAGCAGTGCGGTCTTAATATTCTTGCTGCCCAGTTCAGATCGAGGACAAAAACTTATCCGTTGGGATGAAGCTGTAAAAATCCCATGGGGAATCATTCTGCTGTTTGGAGGCGGTCTGGCCTTGGCTGAAGGCTTTAAATCCAGCGGGCTTGCCGTTTGGATTGGAACCCAAATGAGTTTATTGGATGGATTGAGTATTGTCTTCCTTGTGTTGATTCTGGTTGCTGCCGTTAACTTCCTTACGGAGATCACTTCAAATCTCGCAACAACCTCCATGCTCTTACCCATACTGGCACCTATGGCCCTCAGCATAGATGTACATCCTTTCCTCTTGATGGTAGGAGCTACAGTTGCTGCTTCCTGTGCCTTTATGCTGCCCGTAGCCACCCCGCCCAATGCGGTTGTTTTTGGCTCTGGCTATTTACGCATACCCGATATGGTAAGAAGTGGGATTTGGATGAATATTATTTCCATTTTTATCATTACAGCCTTTGTCTATATAATTTTACCCATGCTCTGGGATTTTGACCCCAGTACTTTTCCAGAAGGATTAAAAAACGTACTTCCTTCCAATTGA